The Deinococcus sp. Leaf326 genomic sequence TCGACGGCGGCCTCGCCTTCCCCAAGGCCCACCAGATGGGCGTGGACCTGATCGTGCCGCGCATCGACTACCTGCTCGAACACGCCGACAAGATCCAGGGCTGGATCCTGACGCACGGCCACGAGGACCACATTGGCGGCCTGCCGTACATCCTGCCCCGGCTGCCGCGTGTGCCGGTGTACGGCGCGGCCCTGACGCTGGGCCTCGTGCGCGAGAAGCTCAGCGAGTTTGGCCTGAAAGACGGCGAGATCGACCTGCGTGAAGTCCAGATGGGCGACGTGGTGCAGCTCGGCACGCACTTCAGCGCCGAATTCATCCGCATGACGCACTCGATTCCCGACAACGCCGGATACATCCTCAAGACGCCAGTCGGGCAGGTGCTGCACACGGGCGACTTCAAGCTCGACGAGCACCCCAGTGACGGCTTGACGAGCGACTTGGCGCGCATCGAGCAGGCCGGCAAGGAAGGCGTGCTCCTCCTGATCTCCGACTCGACGAACGCCGAGCGGCCGGGACGCACCGCCAGCGAGCGCGACATCGCCGAGAACCTTGAAGAAGTCATCAAGAACTGCCGGGGCCGCGTCTTCTTGACGACCTTCGCCTCGCAGGTCCACCGCATCCAGAACCTGCTGAACATTGCCCACCGCCAGAGCCGCCGCGTGGTCATGGAAGGCCGGTCGATGCTCAAGTACGCCCAGGTCGCGCAGGCGACCGGCCACATGCAGGCTCCCGAGCCCTTTTTGACCTCGGACGACGTGGGCGAGCTGCAAGATCAGCAGCTGCTGTTTGTATGCACGGGGTCGCAGGGGCAGCCGATGGCCGTGCTGGGCCGCCTGGCCTTCGGCAACCACGCCAAGATCGCGCTGCGCCGGGGCGACACGGTCATCCTGAGCAGCAACCCGATTCCCGGCAACGAAGACGCCGTGAACCTCATCATCAACCGGCTGTACGAACTCGGCGTGGACGTGATATACCCGCCGGCCTACCGCGTGCACGCCTCGGGGCACGGCTCGCAGGAGGAGCTGGCGACGGTCCTGAATCTCGCCCGGCCCAAGTACTTCCTGCCCTGGCACGGGGAGCCACGCCACCAGATCAACCACGCCAAGCTGGCCCAGACCCTGCCGCGCCCGCCCAAGCGCACACTGATCGCCAAGAACGGCGACGTCGTGATCCTGGGACCGGACGAGTTCCGCGTGAGCGGCACCGTGCCGGCCGGCGGCGTCTACGTGGACGGCCTGGGCGTGGGTGACGTGAGCGACGACGTACTGCTCGACCGCGTGAATATGAGCCAGGAAGGCATCCTGATCATGAACGCGGTGCTGCACCCCACGCCCCATGTCGAGGTCGTGACGCGCGGCTTCGTACGCCCCAACCGCGAACTCGACCACCAGATCCGGCGCGTGGCGCTGGAGAGCATTGAGCAGGGGCTGCGCGAAAAGAAGCGCCTCGAAGACGTGCGTGACGACATGTACGGAGCCGTCCGTCGCTTCGTGCGCAAGGCGACGGGCCGCAACCCGGTCCTCATCCCCATGATCGTGGACTGAGCCGGTCCGGCCCTCCCCCACTCCCCAAGCTCCCCACCCGGGGAGTTTTTTCATGCTCGCCGGCCCCCGGCGCGGCGCGCGGTAGGGTGGCTCCATGCCCGACCAAGACGTGCTGACCCGGATCTCGCAGGCCACCGGCCTCTCGACCGACGAGGTGAGTGCCTGGCTCGGCCGCGACGAGAACTACGACCTGTCCTGGCTCGACGAGCAGATCGGCGCGGCGCTGGACGAGTCCGACGACCCGCTGGAGTTGCTCGTAGAACGCGGGATCATCACCGAGGAAGAACGCGACGACCTTGCAGGCTGACCTCTGCGTGGCGCGTAGCCAGTCGCTGCTCCACACGGCGCTAGACTCGGGACACAGATGAACGCGGCAGAAACCCGTGCCCTGCTGGGGGCGCTGCGTGAGGCGCTCGCCCGTGGGCAGGGCGCCGCCATCGCCACGGTCGTCGGCGTGCGCGGCAGCGCGTACCGGCGCGAGGGCACCCGGATGCTGGTGCTGGACGACGGCGCGCAGGTGTGCATGCTCTCGGGTGGCTGCCTGGAGGCCGAGGTGGTCGAGGTGGCGCTGGAGGTCATCGCCAGCGGCAAGGCGCAGCTGGCCCACTACGACCTCTCGGAGGACGCGACCTGGGGCCTGGGTATCGGCTGCGGGGGCAGCGTGGACGTGCGGATTGAGCGCGTGGACGAGGGCGACCCCGTGACAGCCGCGTGGCTCGCGGCGCTGGAGGCGGGCGAGGCGGCAGCACTGGCCGTGCCGCTGGAAGGCCAGGGACGTGTCCTGGTGCGCCCGGACGGCGAGGTGGTGGGCACGTTGGCCGACCCCGAACTGCACACCTTCGCTGTGGCGCAGGCCCGGGAGCGCCTGGGCCTGCGCGAGCCGCGCGCCGTGACACTGCGGACGCCTAGAGAGAGGGCTGTGTTCTTCGATCTCAACGTGCCGCCGCCCGTCCTGGTCATCTACGGCGCGGGGCACGACGCCCTGCCACTGGCCGCGCAGGCCCGGACCCTGGGCTACGACGTGCAGGTCGTGGACCCCCGCGCGGCGTACCTCACGCCCGGGCGCTTTCCGGGAGCCGCCCTGCACCGCCTCGCGCCGGAAGAGCTGAGTGCCTTCTCGCCGCCCGAGCGGGCACAGCACCTCATCATGAACCATCATCTCGACCGCGACCGGGTCTGCCTGGCCTACGCGCTGCGCTCGGGCGCGCAGTACGTCGGCGTGTTGGGACCGCGCACGCGCGCGCTGGACCTGCTGGCGACGCTGGAAGCTGCTGGAGAGACCTTCACGGCGGCCCAACTGGCGGCGCTGCGCTCACCGGTCGGTCTCCAGATCGGGGCCGAGGCGCCCGAGGAAGTCGCGATGAGCATTCTCGCCGAACTGATGGCGTGGCGCCGGGGCTACAGCGGCGGTTTTCTGAACGGGCACGCCGGCCGCATCCACGACGCCGAGACACACGCGGCGCCCTAGGGCTTTTCTTTCCTGCGGCGGGCAGCGGGGGTGGGTTGCCCCAGGGCGGTCTTCCCTACCTCGGCGCCGACCTGCCGGGCAGCGTCCAGAAGGCGAGCATCTGGCGCCTCCCGCAGCCGCTCGGCCTGCGCCGCCTTGCTGTCCCGCTCCGGGCGGGTGGCGCCGGGCCGGCTGGGCTGCGCCATCAGGGCGAGGGCCAGTTCGCGCAATACGGTCCACAGGGTCGTTACAACACGCCACATGCCGCAGTGTGGCACGCCGGTTCTCACGTGTACGCGCGGCATCATGCCGGAGATGCGTGTCCGTTGCTTCCCGCTGTCCCTGTGCCTCCTGCTGGTCCTGCCCGCCTGTTCGGAGGCCGAGGCCGCGCAGGTGACGCGGGTGACCGGCGGGGGAATGCTGTACACCGTGGCGACCGTGGACCTCCGGCGCGACCGACTGAGCCTCCACTGGCGCAACCCGACCACCGGTCAGCCGTACCGCACTTTCGGTGAGTTGCGCCGCCGACTGGCGAAGGAGGGCCGCGACCTGGTGTTCGCCACCAACAGCGGTATCTACGCGCCGGGTCTGCGTCCCCTGGGGCTGCATGTGGAGGGCGGCCGGGTTCTCGCGCCGCTGAACAATGCGAGGTCGGGTGGCAATTTCGCGCTGCGGCCCAACGGCGTGTTCTGGATGAAGGGGACGCGCGCCGGCGTCACCGAGACGGACGCCTACCGCCGCCTGAACCCGGAGCCCGAGTTCGCCACCCAGTCGGGGCCTCTGCTGCTCGCAGGTGGGCGGGTCCATCCCGAGTTCAACCGGGGCGGCACGAGTTTCAAGGTGCGCAGCGGCGTGGGGGTGTGCAGAGGCGGCGAGGTGAAGTTCGCCGTGAGCGCCGGGCCGGTGAACTTCTACAGCTTCGCCGTGTTCTTCCGCGACACACTGGGATGCCCCGACGCGCTGTATCTCGACGGCAGCATCAGCGCCTACGCGACCGCGCAGTCGGATACCCAGTTCGCCGACTTCGCCGGGATGTGGGCCGTGACCCGCTAAAAGCGGGGGGCAGGAGCCGCAAACCCCCGCCCCCCACCTGCCCCGCTCAGTTACGCACGGTCAGGGTCAGGGTGGCCTCAGGGGCCTGCGAGACGGCGGTGCCGCGCGGACGCACCTCGTAGGTGACGCGACTCTCGCTTCCCGAACGGCCTCCCGGATTGCTCGTGTAGCTCCAGGCGCAGCCTTCGCCCAGCGTCACGGTGCGGGTGCCGATCACGCGTTCGCCGCGCTTGACGGTTACGGTGTAACCCTCGCCGCTGCCCACCCCGCCAAAACGGTAAGGCGCGGACACGGTCTCGCCGTCTTTCAGACTCACGGTCAGGGCCTCGGTGCAGGTCGCGCCCGCCTCTGCGCCGGTAGCGGCCGCGTTGGCAGTCACGGTCAGGGGCAGGCTGGCGGCCTCCTGACCGTCCGCGCCGCGCAGGACGTAGGTCTTGGCGCCGGGCGTAGCGGCGGGGACCGCCAGGGTCCAGGTGCCGTCCACGCCGACCGTCACGTTGCCGATGCTCGTACCGTTCTCTAGGACCTCGTAACTCTGTCCAGCCGGGCCAGTCCCGCTCAGCGTGAGACCAGCGGCCGAGACTTCGGCCCCGTTGGCCGGCTGACCGAAAGCGACTGCACCCTCGGGAGGCGCGGCCGTGTTGGCCGCAACAGAAGCAGCAGCGCCCGCTACACCGGTCGTGTCGGTGCCGGCGTTACCCGCCGTAGCCGGGGAGGAGGCGTCTGCCGCGCCCGCGTCCGTCGCCGTTCCCGAACCAGACGCCGCGTCAGCGGGAACCGTCTCTGCTTCCGTACCCGCCGCCGCGCTCCCCGTGTCCGAAGTGGTACCCGTGCCCGAGGTGTCGCCGTCGCCGGTCACGTTCACCTTGAATTCGCTGCGTACACCCTCGCCACCGATCACGCTGTAGGTGTGCTCACCGGGGGTCGGAGCGGGCAGCTCAGTGCTCCAGTTGCCGCTGGCGTCGGCCGTCGCCGTGCCGACCTCCTGCCCCTGGTCCTCAATACGCAGCGACTGGCCTGCAGTCGCCGTGCCGCTCATGGTGAAGGCCTGGGCCGGAAGTTCCGTCCCAGAGGCCGGGGACGTGACCACGATGCCGCTGCCCGCTGCGCTGGTGGTCGCCGCGCCGGTGCCCGTCTGGGCAGCGTTGTTGTTGCGGTTGACCACCCAGCAGCCCCCCAACAGCAACAGCAGCAGTAGGGGAATGAGCCACCACGGAAAGGCCCGCCGCTTTTCGGGGACCGGACTTGCGGGTGGAGGAGTGATAGGCGCAGCCGGGGCCGGTGGTGTGGGGGCGGCGACGCGGGTGGGTCCAGAGGCCGGAGCCGCGCGCGCGATCACCTCGGGCGGCCTGGTGCCGCCGGCAACTGCGCCGCCCGCTAGAGTTGCGGCACCCAGAAGTGCTGTCAGGCCCCCCATGCCCGAAGGAATCAGACCCGGAAGCTGCGGCCCCAGGGCGGTGAGCTCGGTGCTCAGGCCGGCGGCGTCCAGCGAGCGGGCCTGAGCGTGGCGAGCCACCAGCGCAAGCACGAGCGGCGTCAGGAGGGCCAGCAGGCGCCCGGCACTCGCTCCGCTGCCCCCGAGCGCCGTGCCCAACCGGCCTGTCATGGCCTCGAAGTTGCCGAACAGGCCGCCCAGCAGCCCCCGGCCCTGGCCTTCCAGGCGCGCCATCTCGGCCGAGTCACCCAGCAGCGCCGTATTCAGGCCACCCTCCGGTGTGGTCAGACGGTCAAATCCCCCGCCCTGACGCAGCAGTTCGGCAGCCCCCGACGGCGAGCTTCCCTTGCCGGCCACGGCGTTCAGGACCACCGGTAGCGCGCCGGCCACCGCGCGGCTGCTCGTGCCCGCACTGAAGCCCCCCGCCCGGCCGATCTGGTCAGCAGCCCGGCCCGAGAACTGCGCGCGGATCAGCTCCAGCAGGCCAGCCGTCTCCAGGGCGCCGACCGCCGCCCCAGCAATAGCTGGCTCGGGCATAACGCTCTCAGGCGCAGAGACGTGGGCAGGTACAGGCTCAGGTGAGGCTGCCTTGGTGAAGGAGACGGCCGAAGTGGTGCTGGGGGCGGCTTCGACCAGGGGGTCCGGGACGGAGGTCAGCGCCGGGGTCACGCCGGCAGGCAGGTCGGCACCGGGTAAGAAAGGCTCTCCGGGTACTGGGTCCAGGCCGGGAACTGGGCCGACCTTCCTCTGGGCACCGGTCACTGCTGCAACGGCGCCCGCCGCACTCAGGCCGCTCAGGTTTAGCGGCGCCGTCTCCATCCCGTAGAAGGCCTGGGTCATGTCCTCCTGCTGACCCAGACGACTGAGAAGCAGTGGCAGGGCCATGTGCAACAGGCGGACTTCGCCCGCTTCGCCGGCAGGTGCCGACTCCCCCAGCAGTACCGGGGCCAGCAGCGCGCCGGCCTGTTCGAGGTGCCCGGCCCCGTCGGGATCGTCGAGCACCTCGGTTACCGGGCCGAAAACGGGCAGATTGTCCACCGCCTCCTGAACCTGCGCGCGTCCCTCCGGCGTACCCGCGTGGGCCGCCAGGGCGCCGAGCTGCCTGGGGAGTCCGGCCGCGAGCGTGTGGGCTGCCGCCTGCGGGCCGAGACCAACGGCCTCGCCCAGACGTGTGGCGGCGCCCCCGCCGAAGTAATTCTGAAGGTCTTGCGTGATGGTCATAGGCGTCTCCTCGTTCTGGGGGCCAGGCGGCAGGTGACCCCGCCGGCCGGGGCACATTGTGTGGCAGTTCACACGGCAGTGAGTCCACCGTACCCCACAGCGGCCCTCCCCCGCCTCAAAGGCCCGTGAACGTTCGCTAAGGTTCGGGGGTCGCTGGGCGGCCTGTGGGCTTACCCTGGGGCATGACCGCTCCTGCTTACCCGCTGAAGTCGGCCGCGTGGCTGCTCGACCACCTCGATACCCCCGAAGTGCGCGTACTCGACTGCCGTTACGCCCTCTCTGACCCGCTGTTGGGCCGCCTGGCCTATATGGAGAACCACATTCCCGGCGCCGTCTATGCCGACCTGGAAACCGACCTGAGCGGCCCGGTGCAGGACGGCGGTGCGGGGGGCCGTCACCCGCTGCCCGACCCGGAGACCCTGGCGGCGTGGCTGGGCAGCATAGGCATTGGGAACGGCAGCGTGGTCGTGTGTTACGACGATCCTTCGGGCGGTCAGGGCTTCTATGCCGCGCGGGCGTGGTGGCTGCTGCGCTGGCTCGGGCACCGGGAGGTCTATGTTCTCGACGGGGGCTATCCCGCCTACCGCGCCGAGGGCGGTGAGGTGACGGCCGAGGAGCCGGCGCCTGCCCCAGTCACCTTTACCCCCAGCGTCCGCCCCGAGCTCGTCGCCACGGCGCAGGACGTGGCCGAGCGGCCGGAGGGCACGCTGCTGCTCGACTCGCGCGCGCCCGAGCGGTACCGCGGCGAACGCGAACCTATCGACGCGCACGCCGGGCACATTCCGGGTGCCGTGAACCGCGACTGGTCCGGCGCCCTGAACGCCTACGGTCACTGGCGCGACGTGGAAGCGCAGGCCGCTCGCCTGGACGCCGGCCAGTCCCCCACCATCACCTATTGCGGCAGCGGCGTGAGCGCGGCGCCCAACCTGCTGGCCCGCGAACTGGCCGGCGTGCCGCTGGGGCCGGACAACCGGCTGTATGCGGGCTCGTGGAGTGACTGGATCAGCGACTCCGCGCGCCCGGTGGCGACCGGTGACTTCAGCACGGGCGACGAAGTGGTAGGGCCCCGCCCCGAGACCCTGACCGGCGAGCCCGCCCCGTCCTGACCCGGACTCCGGTGCGGCCGAAGCGTCCCAGGGGCAGCCTCGGCCAGCCCCAGGCCAGAGGGGTTGGAGGGCTTGCGCAGCTGCCAGCGCCGCCCGCCTCGGACCAGCCTCAATCTCTTCAAGGAGTTCCGGCTCTTCAGGAGACTCCGGGCGCCGTGACCTCGGCCGTCACCTCGCCGTCGGCGAACTCCAGGCGCAGGGCCGTGCCGGGCCGCAGCCCCGCCGCGCGCGTCACGACCTCGCCGCCTGCACCACGGACGAGAGCGTAACCGCGGGCCAGCGTGCGTCCGGGAGTCAGGCCCAGCGCCTGACGCATAAGGGCGTCCACCTCCAGGGCCGCGCGGTCGGCGGCGCGCCGGGCAGCCAACCCGGCCCGGTCGTGTGCCCAGTCGGCTGCCGCCGCTGCGTCCACCAGCACCTGCGCCGCATGGGCGCGGATGGTCCGGGCATCCTCCTGGGCCTGGGCCGCCGCCGCCGCGACGGTGCGCACGATCAGGGCCGCTGCCTTGCTCGGCGTGTCGGTCCGCACGCAGGCCACCTCATCGGGCAGGGTGTCGTCGCGGGCGTGGCCTAGACCCGTGATGACCGGCGCGGGAAAGGTCGCTAGGTCGCGCGCCACCCCCAGGTCGTTGAGCCAGGCCAAGTCTGTTACAGCCCCGCCCCCGCGGATCACGACCAGGGCGTCGAGCGGGGCCTCGGCGTGGGCCTCGCGCGCCTGCGAGATGACCGCTCCCAGGCTGGCCGACGCCGACGGTCCCTGGAAAGTGGCCTCCAGGTACACGAATTCGGTGACTCCGGCGGCCTCCAGCGGATCGGTCTCGCGCCGGAAGTCCCCCAGTCCCGCCGCCCCGGTGGGCGAGATGACCGCCACGCGGCCGAAGTCGGTCGGCGGGGGCAGCAGGCGGTTCAGGCCGTAGACCCCCTCGGCGACCAGGGCCGCCCGCAGGGCGTCGAGGCGCAGCGCGGCGTCGCCCAGGGTGTATTCGGGCGAGAGGTCGAGGATATTGAGCGAAAAGCCGTACTGCGGATGAAAGTCCGGCTGACAGAACAGCAGCACCTTGAGGCCGGCGGTGAGGCCGCCCCCGGTCGCGCGGCGGAACTTGCCCTCCGTCTCGAACCGGTCGCGCGCCCACAGCGTCGCGCGGCATTTGGCGACCTCGCCGCCCTCACCGAGCTGCACGAGGTCGAGGTACAGGTGGCGCCGGTCGGTGAGGCTGGCGATCTCGGCGCGCACCCACACCGCTCCCGGTACCCCGCGCGCGATGACCTGACCGACATACGCCAGAACGTCCGCAAGGTCGAGAAACTGCTCGGGAGGCCGGGCCGGCTCGGCCTTCTTGCGGCTCCGGCGCCCGGCAGTCACAGCCGCGCTCCGAGCAGCCGGCCCGCGACGGCCGCGCCCAGCCCCAGCACCACGCTGACGGCCGCGTAGGTCAGGGCCCAGGCCACCTGGCTGCGCAGCAGCAGGCCGTCGATCTCAGTGGTGAAGGTCGAGAAGGTCGTGAAGGCCCCCAGTACCCCCGTGCCGAACGCCACGCGCGCCGCCTCGGGCCACACGCCCCGGCCCACGAGCGCCAGGGTCAGGCCCAACAGAAAGGACCCCCCCACGTTGATGGCCAGCACGGCGAGCGGCAGCCCCGTGCGGGTAGTGAGCGGCAGCAGGGCCAGCACCACCCCCTGACGCAGGCCCGCGCCCAGCGCTCCGCCCGCGAGCAGCCACAGCCACAGCGACAACTTCATGGGCGCAGCATAGGCGGGCCGGGCGCGCGCGATGGTGGGCCGGGGCGGGCCCGGACGCGGTCAGTCGAGCTCGACCAGGGTGTTGGTGAAGCTCATGTAGACCTCCGCGTGGTCGCCGCCCTCGTCGTCGTTGCGGAGATTGAGCTGATGGTTGGTGGCGGCCGGGTTGTGGGCGGTGTTGCGGACCACCACGATCTCGAAACTGCCCGTGCCGTCGAGGTCGTTCGTACCTTCGGACGTGCCCTCGAACAGCCGGCCGTCGCCGTGCACCGTGACGCGCCCGTCGCGCGCCGCCTGCGCCCGGAAATCGAGCTCGACCCTGCACTCTCCGCCCCAGCGCACCGGGGTCAGGCTGAAGAACGAGGCGGGCTGGTCCTCGTTCAACACAAGGCTGAAGCGCTGGGTATTGTCGACGTGTTCGTCGGACTCGGGCCAGTTCTCGTCGTCGGTTCCCTTCACATTGATGATGGCAGTGACCAACCGGCTCATGTGGACCTCCCCTGTGCGTTCCCTCCGCAGTGAATGGGCGAAACTTCCGTCCGGGCCGCCGCCTGCCTGCACGCCACCTCCCCGGCCCGCACCGGAACTCCGGGGTCTGGGGCCACTCATGGCCCCAGCCTAGGCCGTGGGGCGTTGCTCCGGCGTTGCGGAACGCCTGCGCATCCGGCGGCCATCCATCCCACAGTCACGCCGCGCGGATAGCATGGACAGCGATGATCCGCGCCAAGCGTCTGGACAATGGGCAGGCCCTGGAGTGGACCGGGCAGTCGGAGGGGGTCTGGGTGGACGCCCACGACCCCACGCCCGAAGAACTCGCGCGTCTACGCGCCGCCTTTCCCCTCAACCGCCTCGCGCTCGACGACGCCCTGGAACGCGGCCACTGGTCGCGCGCCGAGCAGTACCCCGAGCATTCATTCATCACGGTGCGCAGCTTCACGCGGCCGGCCGACCCCGACGAGTTCACCGAGCGCCTGAGCCTGTTCGTATTTCCTCACGCCGCCCTGAGCCTGAGCCACACCGGCACCCTCGCGCTGACGGCCGTGTGGGAGCTCGTGGGACGCGACAGCGTAAACACGGCGCAGGAGGTGACCTACGAGCTGCTCGACGCCACCGCCGACACCTTTTTTCAGCTCAGCGACGCATTGGAGGCGCGGGTCGAGACGCTCGAGGAACAGGTGTTCCGCGACCAGCGCAGCAACCCGGTGGGGCCGGTCTTCGAGCTCAAGCACCTGCTGGCCCAGGCCCGGCGGCTGGCGAGCGAGGCGCGCGAGGCGACCGCGCTGCTGGGCCGCCACGCAACCGGCACGAGCGCCGACCTTGTGCGCTACCGCGACGTGCAGGACAGCTTCACGCGCGTGAGCAGCCGCCTCGACGGGCTGCGCGACTTCCTGACCAGCCTGCTCGACCTGCACCTGAACCTCCAGAGCCAGCGCATGAACGAGGTGATGCGCACCCTGACGGCCGTAAGCGTCATCTTTCTGCCCCTGACCTTTCTGGCAGGCGTGTGGGGCATGAATTTTGAGCACATGCCCGAACTCAAGAGTCCCTACGGCTACCTCTTCGCGTGGCTGAGTTTCGCGGCGGTCGGGGGCGTGCTCGCGGTGTACTTCAAGCGCCGGGGCTGGTGGTGAACCGGGAAGGCTAGAGGCGCGGCAGCAACGTCACGATGACCGCGACCGTGACCACCGAGGTCAGGGTTGAGAGCAGGACCACGCCCGCCACGGTGTCGGTGTCGCCGCCGTACTCGCGGCCCAGCAGCAGGGCATTGACGGCCGTAGGCATTCCGGCCGAGAGCACGAGTACCGCGAGCGCCTCGTGCCGGAGCCCGGCCAGCGTGCCCACCCCCAGCGCAACGAGCGGCCCCCCGACGAGCCGCGCCGCCGCCGCCAGCCACAGCCGCCCGTGCAGCCGCGGCCAGCCGCCTGCGCCCAGTTGCAGCCCCAGCGAAAGCAGCACCATCGGCAGGGTCGCCTGTGACAGCAGCTCGACCCCCCGCGACACGCCCGCCGGCACGGGCAGGTGTAGCAGCCGCCACGCCAGGGCCACGAGCGCCACCGTGATGGCCGGCAGCCGGAACAGGGTCTGGAGCAGGCCCCACACGCCCCGGCTGGCCGCGCCGCCGTACAGCACCGGCCCGACCACGTACATCCCGACGAACGACATCAGAAAGAGCAGCGTGGCCCGGTCGAACCCCGCCTGCCCGAAGGCGAACAGGGCGATGGGCAGCCCCATGTTGCCGCTGTTCCAGATGCCCACACTGGCCGCGAGACTGCGCTGCTCCGGCCGGGAACGGCCCACCCCACACAGCCACCCCAGCCCGACGCACAGCACGAGTACGCCCAGGTAGGCGCCGCCGAGTTGCAGGGCCTCGGCGGCGCGCACAGGGGTGGTCAGGACCGTGTTCAGCACGAGCGCCGGGCTGAGCAGGTACAGCGTGACCCGCGAGATGGTGGCCTGATCGATAGGCAGGCGCGAGGAGAGCAGCGCGCCCAGTCCCGCCACCAGGATCACCGGAAAGAGGACGGTGCCGAGCGCTTGGAGCATGATGCCCATGCTGGCACGGCGGCAGCGTGCAAAACTGCCCGTGTCCGGGGAACACGGGCGGCGCTAGGTCTGCCGGATCGGCAAGACGTGGCAGGGAGATCTCCCCCACCCTCTGCGCCTTACAGCGCTTCGAGCATGAGGCGGTCGGGGTTCTCCAGCAGGCGGATGACCTCCTTGCAGAACCGGGCGGCCTCGGCGCCGTCCACGAGGCGGTGGTCGAAGGACAGCGACAGGTACATCATGTGCGCCACGACGATGTTGTCGTCCTCGTCCACGATGGGCCGCTTGACGATGCTGTGCACGCCCAGGATCGCCGCGTCGGGCACGTTGATGATCGGGAAGGAGAACAGCGCCCCGATGGACCCGATGTTGGTGATGCTGAAGGTGCTGCCCGCCAGTTCGTCGGGGGCGAGCTTGCCCGCCTGCGCCCGCCCGGCGAGGTCGGTGACTTCGCGCGCGAGGTCGAAGATGCTCTTGTGGTTCACGTCGCGCAGCACCGGCACGGTCAGGCCGGCGTCGGTCGCCACCGCCATGCCGAGGTTGTAGTAGCGCTTCTGCACGATCTCGCCCGTCGCCTCGTCAAAGGAAGTGTTCAGGCTGGGGTACTTGCGCAGCGCGGTCGCCACCGCGCGGAAGATGAAGGGCAGGTACGACAGCCGCACGCCCGCCGCCTGCGCGTCGTCCTTGACACGGGCGCGGAACTCGACGAGGCGGGTCAGGTTGACCTCGTCCACCGTCAGGGTGCGCACGGTGTAGAGGTGCGAGGCCTGCATCTGCGTACTGATCGCCCGGCGCATTCCGCGCAGGGGCACGCGGTCTTCCAGATGCTCGTAGCCCTTGGGCGTGCGGTACTGCACCGGGGGAACAGGCAGGCCGCTGCCCGACGGAGCGCGGGGTGCGGGCTGGGGCGCCGGG encodes the following:
- a CDS encoding DUF937 domain-containing protein; translated protein: MTITQDLQNYFGGGAATRLGEAVGLGPQAAAHTLAAGLPRQLGALAAHAGTPEGRAQVQEAVDNLPVFGPVTEVLDDPDGAGHLEQAGALLAPVLLGESAPAGEAGEVRLLHMALPLLLSRLGQQEDMTQAFYGMETAPLNLSGLSAAGAVAAVTGAQRKVGPVPGLDPVPGEPFLPGADLPAGVTPALTSVPDPLVEAAPSTTSAVSFTKAASPEPVPAHVSAPESVMPEPAIAGAAVGALETAGLLELIRAQFSGRAADQIGRAGGFSAGTSSRAVAGALPVVLNAVAGKGSSPSGAAELLRQGGGFDRLTTPEGGLNTALLGDSAEMARLEGQGRGLLGGLFGNFEAMTGRLGTALGGSGASAGRLLALLTPLVLALVARHAQARSLDAAGLSTELTALGPQLPGLIPSGMGGLTALLGAATLAGGAVAGGTRPPEVIARAAPASGPTRVAAPTPPAPAAPITPPPASPVPEKRRAFPWWLIPLLLLLLLGGCWVVNRNNNAAQTGTGAATTSAAGSGIVVTSPASGTELPAQAFTMSGTATAGQSLRIEDQGQEVGTATADASGNWSTELPAPTPGEHTYSVIGGEGVRSEFKVNVTGDGDTSGTGTTSDTGSAAAGTEAETVPADAASGSGTATDAGAADASSPATAGNAGTDTTGVAGAAASVAANTAAPPEGAVAFGQPANGAEVSAAGLTLSGTGPAGQSYEVLENGTSIGNVTVGVDGTWTLAVPAATPGAKTYVLRGADGQEAASLPLTVTANAAATGAEAGATCTEALTVSLKDGETVSAPYRFGGVGSGEGYTVTVKRGERVIGTRTVTLGEGCAWSYTSNPGGRSGSESRVTYEVRPRGTAVSQAPEATLTLTVRN
- a CDS encoding ribonuclease J — translated: MTQSNPADTPAKPSLEVIPLGGMGEIGKNITAYRYGDEIMVVDGGLAFPKAHQMGVDLIVPRIDYLLEHADKIQGWILTHGHEDHIGGLPYILPRLPRVPVYGAALTLGLVREKLSEFGLKDGEIDLREVQMGDVVQLGTHFSAEFIRMTHSIPDNAGYILKTPVGQVLHTGDFKLDEHPSDGLTSDLARIEQAGKEGVLLLISDSTNAERPGRTASERDIAENLEEVIKNCRGRVFLTTFASQVHRIQNLLNIAHRQSRRVVMEGRSMLKYAQVAQATGHMQAPEPFLTSDDVGELQDQQLLFVCTGSQGQPMAVLGRLAFGNHAKIALRRGDTVILSSNPIPGNEDAVNLIINRLYELGVDVIYPPAYRVHASGHGSQEELATVLNLARPKYFLPWHGEPRHQINHAKLAQTLPRPPKRTLIAKNGDVVILGPDEFRVSGTVPAGGVYVDGLGVGDVSDDVLLDRVNMSQEGILIMNAVLHPTPHVEVVTRGFVRPNRELDHQIRRVALESIEQGLREKKRLEDVRDDMYGAVRRFVRKATGRNPVLIPMIVD
- the xseA gene encoding exodeoxyribonuclease VII large subunit, producing MTAGRRSRKKAEPARPPEQFLDLADVLAYVGQVIARGVPGAVWVRAEIASLTDRRHLYLDLVQLGEGGEVAKCRATLWARDRFETEGKFRRATGGGLTAGLKVLLFCQPDFHPQYGFSLNILDLSPEYTLGDAALRLDALRAALVAEGVYGLNRLLPPPTDFGRVAVISPTGAAGLGDFRRETDPLEAAGVTEFVYLEATFQGPSASASLGAVISQAREAHAEAPLDALVVIRGGGAVTDLAWLNDLGVARDLATFPAPVITGLGHARDDTLPDEVACVRTDTPSKAAALIVRTVAAAAAQAQEDARTIRAHAAQVLVDAAAAADWAHDRAGLAARRAADRAALEVDALMRQALGLTPGRTLARGYALVRGAGGEVVTRAAGLRPGTALRLEFADGEVTAEVTAPGVS
- a CDS encoding sulfurtransferase is translated as MTAPAYPLKSAAWLLDHLDTPEVRVLDCRYALSDPLLGRLAYMENHIPGAVYADLETDLSGPVQDGGAGGRHPLPDPETLAAWLGSIGIGNGSVVVCYDDPSGGQGFYAARAWWLLRWLGHREVYVLDGGYPAYRAEGGEVTAEEPAPAPVTFTPSVRPELVATAQDVAERPEGTLLLDSRAPERYRGEREPIDAHAGHIPGAVNRDWSGALNAYGHWRDVEAQAARLDAGQSPTITYCGSGVSAAPNLLARELAGVPLGPDNRLYAGSWSDWISDSARPVATGDFSTGDEVVGPRPETLTGEPAPS
- a CDS encoding XdhC family protein translates to MNAAETRALLGALREALARGQGAAIATVVGVRGSAYRREGTRMLVLDDGAQVCMLSGGCLEAEVVEVALEVIASGKAQLAHYDLSEDATWGLGIGCGGSVDVRIERVDEGDPVTAAWLAALEAGEAAALAVPLEGQGRVLVRPDGEVVGTLADPELHTFAVAQARERLGLREPRAVTLRTPRERAVFFDLNVPPPVLVIYGAGHDALPLAAQARTLGYDVQVVDPRAAYLTPGRFPGAALHRLAPEELSAFSPPERAQHLIMNHHLDRDRVCLAYALRSGAQYVGVLGPRTRALDLLATLEAAGETFTAAQLAALRSPVGLQIGAEAPEEVAMSILAELMAWRRGYSGGFLNGHAGRIHDAETHAAP
- a CDS encoding phosphodiester glycosidase family protein gives rise to the protein MPEMRVRCFPLSLCLLLVLPACSEAEAAQVTRVTGGGMLYTVATVDLRRDRLSLHWRNPTTGQPYRTFGELRRRLAKEGRDLVFATNSGIYAPGLRPLGLHVEGGRVLAPLNNARSGGNFALRPNGVFWMKGTRAGVTETDAYRRLNPEPEFATQSGPLLLAGGRVHPEFNRGGTSFKVRSGVGVCRGGEVKFAVSAGPVNFYSFAVFFRDTLGCPDALYLDGSISAYATAQSDTQFADFAGMWAVTR